The proteins below come from a single Triticum aestivum cultivar Chinese Spring chromosome 5D, IWGSC CS RefSeq v2.1, whole genome shotgun sequence genomic window:
- the LOC123121431 gene encoding zinc finger BED domain-containing protein RICESLEEPER 3 gives MEEEPDNSNAMDEQEESTGSAPGPVFSGLKLKRLRSKVWDDFTPIYIDGKLARAECMHCHQVFSSGTGNLRKHQAKCTPRAQKRPMQHKPPFLSAGQHKSSDAAKALPQEKFPVLIDILIDTNEESQKVDQNLSHGELGTHEQKNLASCDTPTDKDRKNQSHEEPAVPDQDILANMNQKNLKVGQIEPHEELVRIFSVHGYPPSIQIHDRFCKFVASLNPMVKMPAKVDMYRYSRELFDKEKTKLKEKLASLRSRVCLSAYVWHYDLFSAFLCLSVHYIDDEWEKQTHIIRFRSVDPSCNAKQLSQDILNAIGDWGLRYKVFSITLDDAFLDDSVASDLKASLQEWNLRLANRSSCMSAKHTSSMSANRSLFVARSPTHLVNKVIHVGVDELHKVMEKSTKCSKYTKGHIPSAVRFLNCGYAPSAEEWSNAQRICKILQRLHIYMDEMNTCHCPADLLDQLWGAKRALHPEDSFYGDKTVSKELKEMQQKFTECWNLYCLNICLPVIMDPSKRLECIKSCLRPKLYNYCLRHELDKDIEDYFQEVHDMLINLFYEYSDQVEDTSITSGPKTSRNIVVKGDDMLMQYYHHITYPFSTRPMIELHQYLQEPGPCTAEQTVLQWWKEHSLTYPTIARMARDILAIPASTECGVAIRTARRTICQSSKHWVEETVCTQDWLTSYGSLSEMPNGALFE, from the exons ATGGAAGAAGAGCCTGACAATTCCAATGCCATGGATGAACAAGAGGAGAGCACAGGCAGCGCCCCTGGCCCAGTGTTCTCGGGTCTGAAGCTGAAAAGGCTCCGATCCAAGGTGTGGGACGACTTCACGCCCATCTACATCGACGGGAAGCTCGCGCGGGCCGAGTGCATGCACTGCCACCAGGTCTTCAGCAGCGGCACCGGCAACCTGCGAAAGCACCAGGCCAAGTGCACTCCCAGAGCCCAGAAGAGGCCAATGCAACACAAGCCCCCGTTCTTGTCGGCGGGCCAACATAAATCCTCAGACGCAGCAAAGGCATTGCCCCAGGAGAAGTTTCCTGTCCTGATTGACATTCTCATCGATACGAATGAGGAAAGTCAGAAGGTTGATCAGAATTTGTCTCACGGGGAGCTTGGGACACATGAGCAGAAGAATCTTGCTTCATGTGACACTCCCACTGACAAAGATCGGAAGAATCAGTCCCATGAGGAACCTGCAGTGCCTGACCAGGACATTCTCGCTAACATGAATCAGAAGAATCTGAAGGTTGGTCAGATTGAGCCCCATGAGGAACTTGTCAGGATATTTTCTGTCCACGGGTACCCGCCATCGATACAGATCCATGATAGATTCTGTAAGTTTGTTGCTAGCTTGAATCCTATGGTGAAGATGCCAGCCAAAGTTGACATGTACAGGTACTCCAGGGAACTGTTTGACAAAGAAAAGACCAAGCTGAAGGAGAAGTTGGCAAGTTTACGCAGTCGggtttgcttgagtgcttatgtgtgGCACTATGATCTGTTCTCAGCGTTCCTATGCTTGAGTGTTCATTACATTGATGATGAATGGGAGAAGCAGACACATATCATCAGGTTTCGTTCTGTTGATCCTTCCTGCAATGCAAAACAACTGAGCCAGGATATACTGAATGCTATTGGAGATTGGGGTCTTCGTTACAAGGTTTTCAGCATTACACTGGACGATGCATTTCTGGACGATTCAGTTGCTTCAGATCTGAAAGCCAGTCTCCAAGAATGGAACCTTCGCTTGGCAAACCGGAGCTCGTGTATGTCTGCAAAACATACCTCATCTATGTCTGCAAACCGTAGCTTGTTTGTGGCACGGTCTCCAACTCATCTAGTTAATAAGGTCATACATGTGGGGGTGGATGAACTGCACAAAGTCATGGAGAAGTCAACAAAGTGTTCCAAGTACACAAAGGGCCACATCCCTTCAGCCGTACGGTTTCTGAACTGTGGATATGCACCTTCAGCTGAAGAGTGGAGCAACGCGCAACGTATCTGTAAGATATTGCAGAGGTTGCATATATACATGGATGAGATGAACACTTGTCATTGCCCAGCCGACCTCCTTGACCAGTTATGGGGTGCAAAACGAGCTCTACATCCAGAGGATAGTTTTTATGGGGACAAAACAGTTTCGAAAGAGCTAAAAGAGATGCAACAGAAATTTACAGAATGCTGGAATCTCTATTGCTTAAATATCTGTCTACCTGTGATCATGGATCCTTCAAAGCGTCTGGAATGCATCAAGTCTTGTCTGCGTCCGAAGTTGTACAATTATTGCTTGAGGCACGAATTGGACAAGGATATAGAAGATTATTTTCAGGAAGTGCATGACATGTTGATCAACCTCTTCTATGAATATTCTGATCAGGTGGAAGACACTAGCATCACATCTGGGCCTAAAACTAGCAGGAACATTGTTGTGAAGGGAGATGATATGCTGATGCAATATTATCATCATATTACCTATCCATTTAGCACGCGTCCAATGATAGAGCTTCATCAGTACTTGCAAGAGCCAGGTCCCTGTACGGCTGAGCAAACCGTTCTACAATGGTGGAAGGAACATAGTCTGACCTACCCCACAATCGCTCGGATGGCACGTGATATATTGGCAATACCAGCCAGTACTGAATGCGGTGTAGCAATAAGGACTGCAAGACGAACAATTTGTCAGTCTAgtaaacactgggttgaggagaCTGTCTGTACTCAGGATTGGCTCACATCTTATG GTTCTTTAAGCGAAATGCCAAACGGTGCTCTTTTTGAGTGA
- the LOC123124760 gene encoding protein ACCELERATED CELL DEATH 6, translating to MAAVANAPSMHPELLEAACHGSCSELTNLLNGGAADVPIEVVVDVDRPARPPASSLLLEGVTPDGDSALHIVAAYGYLKKARAVYDKAPHLLGARNGGGGTPLHRAARAGHAAMAALLVELARGEEVAGEDGRVETLVRMQNGLGETALHEAIRAGQMPTVAELMAADPFLARVPDDGTSPLFLAVSLRHEEIARELHERDKKLSYSGPDGQNALHAAVLRSRDMTELLLNWNKELTKKRDQLGNTPLHFAVSLETGTRGMLPQYAVPVINGTSITSFLNVVETPMDLTMLILEADAYSAYQPDEQGSFPIHVAALAGRLSSVIILLLKCPGCASLRDTHGRTFLHVAVMKKRYDIVRYACQTPMFSSIMNKQDNEGNTALHLAVEVGDWWSFTCLFANKEVDLNLPNNKQHTPREISVSSTPTGLYCLLHSRILIQQALISADATLHICRRDIMKKGPSTQSDAKIDAVISNSTQFLGLGLVLITTMAFGAAFALPGGYRADDHLKGGTPTLSTEKVFQRFLMANALAFICSSLAVLSLVFAGTPTVEIPMRYMHYNISIWLSFNGVLSLGTAFVLAIYIMITPVISGTAIMVMVVFSSLEILYMPSLVEKLVKFMIVVCGRVGILPVMLRSEMPKVMLLTIWPLMVIFGWQEYAWRHMWHYVPVAEKLVT from the exons ATGGCTGCTGTGGCAAACGCACCTAGCATGCATCCCGAGCTGCTGGAGGCGGCATGCCATGGCAGCTGCAGCGAACTGACGAACCTTCTGAACGGAGGAGCGGCTGACGTGCCTATTGAGGTCGTCGTCGACGTCGACCGCCCCGCGCGCCCACCGGCGTCGTCCTTGCTCCTGGAAGGGGTCACCCCAGACGGGGACTCCGCACTCCACATCGTAGCAGCCTACGGGTACCTGAAGAAAGCCAGGGCAGTCTACGACAAGGCGCCGCACCTCTTGGGCgcgcgcaacggcggcggcggcacgccgTTGCACCGCGCCGCCAGGGCCGGCCACGCCGCGATGGCCGCCCTCCTCGTTGAGCTGGCGAGAGGGGAAGAGGTCGCCGGCGAAGACGGGAGGGTGGAGACGCTGGTGAGGATGCAGAACGGGCTCGGGGAGACGGCCCTGCACGAGGCGATACGCGCCGGTCAGATGCCCACGGTGGCTGAGCTAATGGCAGCGGACCCCTTCCTCGCTCGCGTCCCGGACGACGGAACCTCGCCGTTGTTCCTCGCCGTCTCTCTGCGACATGAGGAAATTGCGCGGGAGCTCCACGAGAGAGACAAGAAGCTGTCATACTCCGGGCCAGATGGACAGAATGCGCTTCATGCTGCAGTTCTTCGAAGCAGAG ATATGACAGAATTATTACTGAACTGGAACAAGGAGCTTACTAAAAAGCGAGACCAACTTGGAAACACACCTCTACACTTTGCGGTATCATTAGAAACGGGGACACGTGGTATGCTTCCCCAATATGCCGTGCCAGTGATAAATGGAACTAGTATTACAAGTTTTCTGAACGTGGTGGAAACACCAATGGACCTTACCATGCTAATATTGGAGGCGGATGCATATTCAGCATATCAACCGGACGAACAAGGGTCATTCCCCATACATGTCGCTGCTTTAGCGGGGAGACTTTCATCTGTCATCATCTTACTTTTAAAGTGCCCAGGTTGCGCCAGCTTACGTGACACCCATGGAAGAACTTTTCTCCATGTTGCTGTCATGAAGAAAAGATATGATATAGTTCGGTATGCCTGCCAGACACCCATGTTTTCGTCAATTATGAACAAGCAAGATAATGAAGGAAACACTGCACTACATCTAGCTGTGGAGGTTGGGGACTGGTGGAGTTTCACTTGTCTCTTCGCAAACAAAGAAGTAGATTTGAATCTACCAAACAACAAGCAACATACCCCGCGAGAAATTTCAGTTAGCAGTACTCCCACCGGGTTGTACTGCCTGTTG CACTCGCGGATTTTGATACAACAAGCTCTCATATCTGCCGATGCTACACTTCATATCTGTCGGCGAGATATCATGAAAAAGGGACCTAGTACCCAATCTGACGCTAAGATTGATGCGGTAATATCAAACTCAACGCAATTTCTCGGCCTTGGCTTAGTATTAATTACAACAATGGCTTTTGGTGCTGCTTTCGCCTTACCTGGGGGTTACAGAGCAGATGACCACCTTAAGGGAGGAACACCAACTCTGTCTACCGAAAAAGTATTCCAACGATTCTTGATGGCGAATGCACTGGCATTTATATGCTCGTCTTTGGCCGTCCTAAGCCTTGTGTTTGCAGGAACACCTACAGTTGAAATACCCATGCGCTACATGCACTACAATATATCCATATGGTTATCTTTCAATGGAGTCTTATCTTTGGGGACGGCCTTCGTATTGGCTATATACATCATGATCACCCCAGTTATTTCTGGAACTGCTATTATGGTCATGGTGGTGTTTTCTTCATTAGAAATCCTCTACATGCCATCATTAGTTGAGAAGCTTGTCAAATTCATGATAGTGGTATGTGGTAGAGTAGGAATATTGCCAGTAATGCTAAGATCGGAGATGCCGAAGGTAATGTTGCTTACAATTTGGCCCCTCATGGTAATCTTTGGATGGCAAGAATACGCATGGCGACACATGTGGCATTATGTACCTGTAGCAGAGAAACTGGTCACTTGA